The following proteins are co-located in the Apis mellifera strain DH4 linkage group LG11, Amel_HAv3.1, whole genome shotgun sequence genome:
- the LOC413133 gene encoding heparan sulfate glucosamine 3-O-sulfotransferase 6 has protein sequence MEIRKGPWSKKILVPACFLVILIWIFLIDNSLLLAGLSGKVTLQKPRNFVSFARDPNLDRLTIKESSLINDVESKHSKLSKLHLVSLWAGNNTVKGNTGFVRKYQILKQQGLMPSKQLPTALIIGVKKGGTRALLEFLRLHPAIRAAGSEVHFFDHHYIKGFHWYRHRMPPTLTTQITMEKTPSYFVTSEVPRRVQRMNPGMKLILVVRDPVTRAISDYTQVKSKRANMPRFEDLAFLNGSKIVDTSWVPLKIGVYARHLERWLQYFPLSQFLFVSGERLIMDPVAEITRVQDFLGLKRVICEKHFYFNATKGFPCLLKSEERPTPHCLGKNKGRSHPYIDPVAIQRLRDFYRPFNQRFYQLTGMDFGWL, from the exons ATGGAAATTAGAAAAGGGCCTTGGTCGAAAAAAATCCTGGTTCCAGCCTGTTTTTTGGTAATTCTCATCTGGATTTTTCTAATCGACAATTCATTACTGCTTGCCGGTTTGTCTGGCAAGGTAACATTACAAAAACCcagaaatttcgtttctttcgctCGCGATCCGAATTTGGACCGTTTAACGATCAAGGAATCCTCTCTGATAAATGATGTCGAATCCAAACACTCAAAACTATCGAAACTTCATCTGGTGTCGCTTTGGGCAGGCAACAACACTGTTAAAGGAAACACAGGATTTGTGCGAAAATATCAGATTTTGAAACAGCAAGGTTTAATGCCAAGTAAACAATTACCAACTGCTTTGATAATCGGTGTTAAAAAAGGCGGGACAAGAGCGttgttagaatttttaagattgcATCCTGCTATTCGTGCTGCTGGATCTGAAGTACATTTTTTTGATCATCATTACATCAAAGGATTTCATTGGTATAg acatAGGATGCCTCCAACCTTAACCACTCAAATCACAATGGAGAAAACCCCATCGTACTTTGTAACAAGTGAAGTACCGAGGAGAGTACAACGCATGAATCCAGGGATGAAATTGATTCTTGTGGTAAGGGATCCAGTTACTCGAGCGATATCCGATTATACTCAAGTGAAGAGCAAACGAGCTAATATGCCGAGATTCGAGGATTTAGCGTTTTTGAATGGATCGAAGATCGTGGACACGTCATGGGTACCATTGAAAATCGGAGTGTACGCACGACATTTGGAGAGATGGCTTCAATATTTCCCATTAtcacaatttctttttgtatccGGAGAAAGATTAATCATGGATCCTGTCGCCGAGATCACGAGGGTTCAGGATTTTTTAGGCCTAAAAAGAGTTATTTGtgagaaacatttttatttcaatgccACGAAAGGATTCCCTTGTCTGCTCAAATCTGAGGAACGTCCTACACCCCATTGCCTTG gtAAAAACAAAGGTCGTAGTCATCCTTATATAGATCCTGTAGCTATACAACGATTGAGAGATTTTTATCGTCCATTCAATCAACGTTTCTACCAATTAACCGGAATGGATTTCGGCTGGTTGTGA